The region TGCAGGGAGGTGGACAGTGCGGCTTGGGATGCGCCCAGATTACGTTGCGAATTGAGCGATGCGATATTGGTGTTGATAACTGCGGCCATTTTGATGCTCCCGATGTGCGGGTTTTGGCTCTGTGCCTGCTCACCTTGGTCTGCCCCCGCGCTCTGGGGCACTCAAACCGTAGTTGTAAAGATTAACGGACACTGGTCAAAAAAGTTTAGGGTCGAAAATGCGCTTTTTCCGACTTTTCCCCTATGAGGCGCTGCCGTCGCCGCTCCTATACGGCAGCGTTTTTTGATACTTTATGGCAAAAATAAAAAAAATAAATGCCAAATTGCGGCGTGAAAACAGCGTTTTTCCGGGCTGGCAGGCAAAAAAAAGCCCGCCGGAAGGCGGGCATGGCGTGTGACGGGGCGCCGCTCAATCGGCCACCACCACGCGGTTCTTGCCGGTCTGCTTGGCCTGGTACATGGCGCGGTCGGCGCGCTTCACCAGTTCGGCCTGGTCTTCATTGGGCAGGCGCAGGGCGACGCCGGCGGAAAAGGTGATCAAGACCTTTTCATTGTCGTGCAGGAAGAAGTGGCGGGTCAGTTCACGCTGCAGCCGCGTCATGGTCGAGGACGCCGCTTCGACCGTGGTTTCCGGCAGCAGGATCAGGAATTCCTCGCCGCCGAAGCGGGCGATCACGTCCATCGAGCGCAAGGTGTCCTTGACGATTTTTACGAGATGTTTCAGCGCGGCATCGCCAGCCAGGTGGCCATAGGTGTCGTTCAGGCGCTTGAAGTCGTCCAGGTCGAGCATGGCGACGCACAGCGGCGTGCCGCGACGGTCCGCGCGCGCCGTTTCACGTTCGAACACGTCGTCCAGGCCACGCCGGTTCAGGCTGCCCGTCAGCTGGTCTTCACGCACCAGTTCGCTCATATGCTGGAGCTTCGCTTCCAGGGTATGGATGCGCTGTTCCGCATCCTGCACTTCCTGGCGCGCCAGCACCATCTTGTCGCGCGCGCGCAGCGCCTCGCTCTGCACCAGCCGCGTTTCGTGCAGCACCTCGTCGAGCACCTGGTTCAGTTCGGTAATATTTTCCGCCTGGCTGATCTTGTCGGAATAGCCGCCGATCTTTTCATGGAAGTCGCCGGTGCTGGCCGCCACCTGGCCCAGGCGGTCGATAAAGGTCATCATCATGTTCTTGACGGTCAGCTTGACGTCCGACAGGCTGTGCTTGAGCTGGCTTTGCTTGTAGATGACTTCCTTCAGGCTGCGCGTGGCGTCTTCCAGCGCGCGCTGGTCGAGCGGGCCGGCAATCAGATTCTGCACGGCATCGACCTGGCCGCGCAACCAGCTGTCGTCATCGAGCAACTGGCTGACATTGTCCAGCAGCAGCTTGAACAATCGCAGCAGCAATTCCTGTTGCTCGGCCGTATCGCCGCTTTTCAGCTCGATCTGATAGCACAGCTGTTTCAAACGCACGGACGCCTCGTTGAGCGCGTCTTCCGTGTGCGCCTGCTTGATGGCAGCGCCCAGCGATTCGGCTTCTTCCACCAGCGCCGGCGTGCCTGTCAGCAAGGTTGCCACGGCAAAGCCCAGGGTGCGGCTCAGCAATTCTCGCAGGGTGCGCGTCTGTTCACCGTCCGGCAGTGGCGGCAGCTCGATGCCACCGCCTTTGCGGGCCTGCTTTTCCGACAGCTGCGCCAGGGTGCGCGCATAGCTGTCCCAGTCGCGCGCTTTCAGGGCGCGCTGGAAGCGCCGGCCAAAGTCGCCCATCTCGCCACCGGACTCGCTCATCTTCGCGGCAAACTGGCTCAGCACGTTTTCGGCGCCATTGTCGGGCGGTGCGCTGGCCGCCAGCACGGCGGCGGGGGCGGGCGCGGCAACTTCAGCCGGCTCGGTGATGCCGGCGATCTCATTGTAGATGGCGCGGTAGGCGTTTGGCGTGGGCGCGATGCGGCGCGTGGCCAGGCGGCGAAATGCTTCGCGCGCAATGTCGGCGGGATTCGTGGCGGGACTCACGGCAGGATTCAGGGCGGCCGCAGGCGCGCTGGCCGGCGGGGAGGGCAATTTACTGGACATTGAGGCACGGCCTTTTTAGATATTTGCTAATTATCCCC is a window of Janthinobacterium sp. J1-1 DNA encoding:
- a CDS encoding GGDEF domain-containing protein, with the protein product MSSKLPSPPASAPAAALNPAVSPATNPADIAREAFRRLATRRIAPTPNAYRAIYNEIAGITEPAEVAAPAPAAVLAASAPPDNGAENVLSQFAAKMSESGGEMGDFGRRFQRALKARDWDSYARTLAQLSEKQARKGGGIELPPLPDGEQTRTLRELLSRTLGFAVATLLTGTPALVEEAESLGAAIKQAHTEDALNEASVRLKQLCYQIELKSGDTAEQQELLLRLFKLLLDNVSQLLDDDSWLRGQVDAVQNLIAGPLDQRALEDATRSLKEVIYKQSQLKHSLSDVKLTVKNMMMTFIDRLGQVAASTGDFHEKIGGYSDKISQAENITELNQVLDEVLHETRLVQSEALRARDKMVLARQEVQDAEQRIHTLEAKLQHMSELVREDQLTGSLNRRGLDDVFERETARADRRGTPLCVAMLDLDDFKRLNDTYGHLAGDAALKHLVKIVKDTLRSMDVIARFGGEEFLILLPETTVEAASSTMTRLQRELTRHFFLHDNEKVLITFSAGVALRLPNEDQAELVKRADRAMYQAKQTGKNRVVVAD